The sequence below is a genomic window from Longimicrobiaceae bacterium.
ACTCCAAGAACATGGTCGCCATCCGCCTGGGGCGCGAGGTGGGGATCGAGTCGGTGCGCGACGTCGCCAAGCGGACCGGGATCAGCACCCGCATCCCGGGCTATCCCTCCGTCTACATCGGCTCGGCCGGGGTGTACCCGGTGGAGCTGGTCGCCGCCTACGCCCCTTTCGCCAACGGCGGCTTCCGGGTGGAGCCCCAGTACGTGATGCGGGTGGAGGACAACCAGGGGAAGCTGCTCTGGGAGCCGCCGCTGTACCCGAAGCGGGCGATGGACCCCGCGGTGTCGTGGATCCTCACCGACATGCTCCGCGAGGTGGTGGACCGGGGGACCGGGTACAACGCCCGCAACCCCGCCGTGGGGAACCTGTCGTATGAGATCCCGGCCGCGGGGAAGACCGGGACCACCAACGACGCCACCGACGTGTGGTTCGTGGGCTACACCCCGGACCTCGTGGCGGGGGTGTGGGTGGGGCTCGACAACCCGCGCAACATCGTCCGCGGCGCCACCGGCGGCGGAATCGCCGTCCCGGTCTGGGCCCGGGTTGTGCGTACCGCGTACGAGGGACGCGAGCCCCCGGCCGAGTGGCCCCGCCCCCCGGGGGTGGTGCATCGCCGCGTGAGCGGAGGCCGCGTGCTCACCGACGACTGCCCGTGGGGCGGCGGCGGCACCGACCTCTTCGCCGCGCGCTCCGCCCCCGAGGGGAGCTGCGACGCGCCGCGGGAGCTCCCGGACCGGATGGTGGACCCGACGCCGCACCTCCCGGGGCGGCCGGTCTTCCCCGGGCAGCCGCGGGTGCCGCGCCCCGAGGACGTCGTGCAGAGACCCAGCCAACAGGAACGAAGCAACCGATGAAGTACCACCCGGGGTCGGACCGCCGGCCGAGGCGCGGCCGAATGATCGGCAGGATCCTCCTGGCCCTGGGGGTGCTCGCCGTCGTCGGGTTCGCGTGGCTCTGGTTCGCCCCCTGCGGCTTCGGGGGGTGCGCGCCGGTGTCGGAGCTGGAGCGCTTCCAGGCCGAGGGCTCCGAGCTGCTGGACGTCAACGGCGAGCCCTTCGCCACGCTGGCGACCGTGAACCGCCGCATCGTCCCGCTCGACTCCCTCCCCGAGCACGTCCCGCGCGCCTTCCTGGCCGTGGAGGACCGCCGCTTCTTCGAGCACTCCGGGGTGGACTGGAAGCGCCTCGGTGGCGCGCTGGTGAGCAACGTAAAGGCGGGCGGGGTGGCCGAGGGCGGGAGCACCATCAGCATGCAGCTCGCCCGCAACCTCTTCCCCGACCACCTCCCGTACCGCGAGCGCTCCATCCGCCGCAAGCTGATGGAGGTGCGCGTCGCCCGGCAGATCGAGCGGGCCTTCCCCAAGGACAAGATCCTGGAGCTGTACCTCAACCACATCTACCTGGGCGAGGGCGCCTACGGGGTGGAGGCGGCGGCGCTGGAGTACTTCGGCAAGTCCGCCTCGGAGCTGACGGTGGCCGAGGCCGCCGTCCTGGGCGGGCTTCCCAAAGCCCCGTCGCAGATCAACCCCCGCGAGGACCGGGAGGCGGCGCGCGCCCGGCGCGACCTGGTGCTCGGCGAGATGGCGAAGGCCGGCTACATCAGCGCGGAAGAGGCCGAGGAGGCGCGTGCCGGCGACATCCGCCTGGCCCGCTCCAGGCGCGGCGGCGCGGCGGAGCGCGGCGCGTACTTCACCGCCCGGGTCCGGCGCGAGCTGGAGCGGCACGTGGGCCCCCGCTTCTACACCGCGGGGCTGCGCGTCCACACCACCTACGACCCCCGCGCACAGGCCGCCGCCGAGGAGGAGCTCGCGAAGCAGCTCGACGCCGTCGAGGCGGGGCAGTTCGGGAGCTACCGGCACCCCACCTACCCCGAGGCCAAGGGGGACACGGAGGACGGCGTCACCCCGTACCTGCAGGGGGCCGTGATCCTGATGGACGCCACCACCGGCGAGGTGCGGGCGCTGGTGGGCGGGCGCGACTACGACGACTCCAAGTTCGACCGGGCCATGCAGGCGGTGCGGCAGCCCGGCTCGCTCTTCAAGCCCTTCGTGTACCTCACCGCGCTGGAGGAGGGGATCCCCCCCACCCACCGCGTCGAGGACGCCCCGGTGCGGATGGTGCTCACCGGGGGGCGCGTCTGGGAGCCGAAGAACTACACCGGCCGGTACGACGGCCCCATGACGCTGCGCGAGGCGCTCACCCGCTCCAAGAACGCGGTGACGGTGCGGCTGGCGGAGGAGGTGGGGATGTCGGACGTGATCCGCAACGCGCAGACGCTGGGGATCACCTCCGACATCTCCCCCCTCCCCTCCACCGCGCTCGGCGCCTCCGAGGTGCGCCCCGTGGAGCTGGCGCAGGCCTACGCCGCCTTCGCCTCGCTGGGAGCGCGCGTGGAGCCGCACTTCATCCGCCGCGTGGAGACCCGCGACGGCGAGCTGGTCTGGGAGACCCCCACGCAGGCGGAGGAGGTGCTGGACCCCGCCGCCGCCTTCGTCCTCACCACCATGCTGGAGGACGTGGTGAACCGCGGGACGGGGACGCCGGCGCGCGCCGCCGGCTACCGTGGCCCCGCCGCCGGGAAGACGGGGACCACCAACGGCTCCACCGACGTCTGGTTCGCCGGCTACACGCCGGAGCTGGTGGGGATCGTCTGGATGGGGCTCGACAAGCCGAAGACCATCGTCCGGGGCGCCTCCGGCGGGAGCATCGCCGCTCCCGTGTGGGGGCGGATCATGGCGCGCGTCTACTCCGGCCGCCCCGCCCCCCGCCCCTGGCCCCGGCCGCGCGGGGTGGTCGTGGAGGAGG
It includes:
- a CDS encoding PBP1A family penicillin-binding protein; protein product: MIGRILLALGVLAVVGFAWLWFAPCGFGGCAPVSELERFQAEGSELLDVNGEPFATLATVNRRIVPLDSLPEHVPRAFLAVEDRRFFEHSGVDWKRLGGALVSNVKAGGVAEGGSTISMQLARNLFPDHLPYRERSIRRKLMEVRVARQIERAFPKDKILELYLNHIYLGEGAYGVEAAALEYFGKSASELTVAEAAVLGGLPKAPSQINPREDREAARARRDLVLGEMAKAGYISAEEAEEARAGDIRLARSRRGGAAERGAYFTARVRRELERHVGPRFYTAGLRVHTTYDPRAQAAAEEELAKQLDAVEAGQFGSYRHPTYPEAKGDTEDGVTPYLQGAVILMDATTGEVRALVGGRDYDDSKFDRAMQAVRQPGSLFKPFVYLTALEEGIPPTHRVEDAPVRMVLTGGRVWEPKNYTGRYDGPMTLREALTRSKNAVTVRLAEEVGMSDVIRNAQTLGITSDISPLPSTALGASEVRPVELAQAYAAFASLGARVEPHFIRRVETRDGELVWETPTQAEEVLDPAAAFVLTTMLEDVVNRGTGTPARAAGYRGPAAGKTGTTNGSTDVWFAGYTPELVGIVWMGLDKPKTIVRGASGGSIAAPVWGRIMARVYSGRPAPRPWPRPRGVVVEEVDRATGLAVDADCPGQGATYTEYFINSLPPRQPCYSSTYTYAGFDTAWVDEEWNAKMEPWTADGDTLAAGEVAPGIVWPELEEMRAERRGGRADSAPRPPTGAAGTRPREARTPPAPAPPTP